In the Flagellimonas sp. MMG031 genome, one interval contains:
- a CDS encoding MauE/DoxX family redox-associated membrane protein, with protein MKTSVLQKTMRIILGGLMVLAGIGHLTFQREEFQAQVPRWLPSSPEFMDFVVVASGVVEIGLGLAMICLWKHQIKVGIVLAIFYVLIFPGNISQYTNGIDAFGLDTDRKRFIRLFFQPVLILWALWSTGALKHLMNKSKD; from the coding sequence ATGAAAACTAGCGTACTTCAAAAAACAATGCGGATTATTTTGGGAGGATTGATGGTGCTTGCCGGCATCGGACACCTTACCTTTCAACGGGAAGAATTTCAGGCCCAAGTCCCGCGATGGTTGCCCAGTAGTCCCGAATTCATGGATTTTGTGGTCGTTGCTTCGGGCGTTGTGGAAATTGGCCTTGGGTTGGCCATGATATGTCTTTGGAAGCATCAAATTAAAGTGGGGATTGTATTGGCTATTTTTTATGTGCTTATCTTTCCGGGAAATATCTCACAATACACAAATGGCATCGATGCCTTTGGATTGGACACGGACCGAAAAAGATTCATCCGGTTGTTCTTTCAACCCGTATTGATTCTTTGGGCCCTGTGGTCCACAGGAGCATTAAAACACTTGATGAACAAATCAAAAGATTAA
- a CDS encoding DUF4252 domain-containing protein, translating into MKHIVKTLVLAGAVLLASCASQPSLQEYYVDNSENPNFLSIDVPASILKLNEEDLNPTQKEAIESLRKFNLLAFKKNADNAAEYEIEKKKVREILKGDDFVELMKINSKYGKGVIKYLGDEDAIDEVIIYGDSEDKGFALVRVLGKDMNPAHIIQLMQAIQKSDYKGEGLGEIGDFLKG; encoded by the coding sequence ATGAAACATATTGTAAAAACGCTAGTGTTGGCCGGAGCAGTGCTTCTGGCTTCCTGTGCTTCGCAGCCCAGTCTGCAAGAATATTATGTGGACAACTCCGAGAATCCAAACTTTTTGTCCATTGATGTACCCGCAAGTATCCTAAAATTGAACGAGGAGGATTTGAACCCGACCCAAAAGGAGGCCATCGAATCCCTGCGAAAGTTCAACCTGCTGGCTTTCAAAAAGAATGCGGACAATGCAGCAGAATATGAAATCGAGAAGAAAAAAGTACGCGAAATCCTTAAAGGAGACGACTTTGTGGAGCTGATGAAAATCAATTCCAAATACGGCAAGGGCGTCATTAAATATTTGGGCGACGAAGATGCCATTGACGAAGTGATCATTTACGGCGACAGCGAAGATAAGGGCTTTGCCCTGGTGCGTGTACTGGGCAAGGATATGAACCCCGCCCACATTATCCAATTAATGCAGGCCATTCAAAAATCCGACTACAAAGGTGAAGGGCTTGGCGAAATCGGGGACTTTTTAAAAGGCTAA
- a CDS encoding heme-binding domain-containing protein, whose protein sequence is MKIAKKIALALLVVLVGMQFYRPEKNVAAGDYVAAFETETNPSPEVKTILNTACYDCHSDNTEYPWYNNIAPVSYWLADHIEDGKKHLNFSDWQNYDTKKKDHKLEELIEEVKEGEMPLKEYTWTHGDAKLSQEQISTLVAWADGVRANY, encoded by the coding sequence ATGAAAATAGCAAAAAAAATCGCATTGGCACTCTTGGTGGTGCTAGTTGGGATGCAATTTTATCGTCCGGAAAAAAATGTGGCAGCAGGTGACTATGTAGCTGCTTTTGAAACCGAGACCAATCCTTCCCCAGAGGTAAAGACCATTTTGAATACGGCTTGTTACGATTGTCATAGTGACAACACAGAATATCCTTGGTACAACAACATCGCTCCTGTTTCCTATTGGTTGGCAGACCATATCGAAGATGGGAAGAAACACTTGAACTTTTCTGATTGGCAGAATTACGACACCAAGAAGAAAGACCATAAATTGGAAGAACTTATCGAAGAGGTGAAAGAAGGAGAAATGCCCTTAAAAGAGTACACGTGGACCCACGGGGATGCCAAGCTTTCCCAAGAACAGATAAGCACCCTGGTGGCTTGGGCCGATGGTGTTAGGGCCAATTATTAA
- a CDS encoding alpha-amylase family glycosyl hydrolase, with protein MKKLLVVLFSIPLFIGCKKVKKEPEVVTQVVEQESPKKEVPFVWEGANVYFLLTDRFNNGNPDNDINFDRTEETGVLRGFEGGDIQGITQKIKEGYFTDLGINAIWFTPIVEQIHGATDEGTGKTYGYHGYWAKDWTAIDPNFGAKKDLEELVKTAHSKGIRILLDVVLNHTGPVTEKDPVWPDDWVRTGPKCEFTTYENTTACTLVENLPDILTESDEAVELPDALLAKWKQEGRLSKELDELQLFFERTGYPRAPRYYIIKWLTDYINDLGVDGFRVDTVKHVNENAWSDLYTEATYAFEMWKKKHQDQVLDENPFYMVGEVYNYGISGGRDFDFGDKKVDFFDYGFKSLINFELKNDADKSYEAIFSKYNKLLQTKLKDKSVLNYLTSHDDGAPYDKERKKPYRAANVLLLTPGASQVYYGDETSRSLIIEGTEGDATLRSFMNWEDLDSLPEIQNIHKHWQKLGQFRANHPAIGAGKHKRLAKSPYVFSRTYVNGDYRDKVVVGLDLPKGKKSLWVKGFFGDGTVLYDTYSETEVTVANGKVVLDNAYDIALLELVE; from the coding sequence ATGAAAAAACTGCTTGTTGTTTTGTTTTCTATTCCCTTATTTATTGGCTGCAAGAAAGTTAAAAAGGAACCTGAAGTCGTAACACAGGTAGTTGAACAGGAAAGCCCTAAAAAAGAAGTGCCTTTTGTATGGGAAGGCGCCAATGTCTACTTTTTGCTCACCGATCGCTTCAACAACGGCAATCCGGATAACGACATCAATTTTGACAGGACTGAGGAAACTGGCGTTTTACGCGGTTTTGAGGGCGGGGACATTCAAGGTATCACCCAAAAAATCAAGGAAGGTTATTTCACCGATTTGGGCATCAATGCCATTTGGTTTACCCCTATAGTGGAGCAAATCCATGGCGCAACAGACGAAGGCACTGGAAAAACCTATGGTTACCACGGCTATTGGGCAAAGGATTGGACAGCGATAGACCCCAATTTTGGTGCCAAAAAGGATTTGGAAGAGTTGGTAAAAACAGCCCACAGCAAGGGTATCCGGATTTTATTGGATGTGGTGTTGAACCATACTGGACCGGTCACGGAAAAAGACCCCGTATGGCCCGATGATTGGGTACGCACCGGTCCCAAATGCGAGTTCACCACCTACGAAAATACAACGGCCTGTACTTTGGTGGAGAACCTACCGGATATTCTGACCGAGTCTGACGAAGCAGTGGAACTACCCGATGCCCTGTTGGCCAAATGGAAACAGGAAGGGCGATTGAGCAAGGAACTGGACGAACTGCAACTCTTTTTTGAACGTACGGGCTATCCAAGGGCACCCCGTTACTACATCATCAAATGGCTTACGGATTACATCAATGATTTAGGGGTGGATGGTTTCCGTGTGGATACCGTAAAACACGTCAACGAAAATGCTTGGTCCGACCTATATACGGAAGCAACTTATGCCTTTGAAATGTGGAAGAAAAAACACCAGGACCAAGTTTTGGACGAGAATCCATTTTACATGGTTGGCGAAGTCTACAACTACGGTATTTCTGGCGGACGCGATTTTGATTTTGGCGACAAAAAAGTAGATTTCTTTGACTATGGATTCAAGAGCCTTATCAATTTTGAGCTGAAAAACGACGCAGATAAAAGCTATGAGGCGATTTTTTCAAAATACAACAAACTGCTCCAGACCAAATTAAAGGACAAAAGCGTACTCAACTATCTTACTTCCCACGATGATGGCGCGCCTTATGACAAGGAGCGAAAAAAACCCTATCGTGCGGCCAATGTTTTGCTGTTGACGCCCGGTGCCTCACAAGTGTATTATGGGGACGAAACCTCCCGTAGTTTGATCATAGAAGGGACCGAAGGTGATGCCACGTTGCGCTCGTTCATGAATTGGGAAGATTTGGATAGCCTTCCCGAAATACAAAACATACACAAACATTGGCAAAAACTGGGACAGTTCAGAGCCAACCATCCGGCTATTGGTGCTGGAAAACATAAGCGTCTGGCCAAATCGCCCTACGTATTCTCCAGAACATATGTTAACGGAGACTATAGGGACAAAGTGGTAGTAGGGTTGGATTTACCTAAAGGTAAAAAATCGCTATGGGTAAAAGGCTTTTTTGGAGATGGCACCGTGCTGTACGATACCTATTCCGAAACAGAGGTCACCGTGGCCAATGGAAAGGTGGTCTTGGACAATGCGTATGACATTGCCCTATTGGAATTAGTCGAGTAG
- a CDS encoding DEAD/DEAH box helicase, whose product MTKFEALGLDKPLLDAISDLGFESPSEVQEKSIPVLLGQETDLVALAQTGTGKTAAFGFPMIQKIQAESRTTQGLILSPTRELCLQITNELKLYSKYIKGLNVVAIYGGASITEQAKQIKRGAQIVVATPGRMKDMIGRNMVDISKIDYCVLDEADEMLNMGFYEDIKDILSNTPQEKLTWLFSATMPKEVATIAKKFMHKPVEITVGSKNAGASTVQHEYYVVGGRDRYAALKRLADANPGIFSVVFCRTKRDTQRVAEKLIEDGYNAGALHGDLSQNQRDLVMNSFRKKQVQMLVATDVAARGIDVDDVTHVINYQLPDEIETYTHRSGRTGRAGKSGISMVIITRSELRKIKAIEKKIQQDFVAKKIPDGIEICEIQLYHLANRIKETQINKEIESYLPAINDVLDGIDREDLIKKIFSVEFTQFYNYYSKTKDLNSQDAGKDTGSTKGEIPTEGSVRYFINIGERDGYDWMSLKDFLRDTLNLEKEDVYNVDTKDSFSFFNTDAQLTEFILQTFTDFKVDGRFINVEVSKNPGSGGGGKGGKKRRGRKGGGGGHRKGGNKSFKGGKKGGYGKKGSKKRQGFY is encoded by the coding sequence ATGACTAAATTTGAAGCCTTGGGGTTGGACAAACCCCTATTGGATGCTATTTCCGATCTTGGATTTGAATCCCCCTCTGAAGTACAAGAAAAATCAATCCCCGTTTTATTGGGACAGGAAACCGATTTGGTGGCCCTGGCCCAAACAGGAACTGGTAAAACCGCCGCTTTTGGATTTCCGATGATTCAAAAGATCCAAGCGGAAAGCAGGACCACACAAGGGTTGATCCTATCCCCTACACGGGAACTGTGCCTGCAGATCACCAACGAACTCAAACTCTACTCCAAATATATTAAAGGACTGAATGTGGTCGCCATTTATGGTGGTGCGAGCATTACGGAACAGGCCAAACAAATTAAGAGAGGTGCACAGATTGTTGTGGCCACTCCCGGCCGTATGAAGGATATGATCGGCCGAAATATGGTGGACATCTCCAAAATTGATTACTGTGTATTGGATGAAGCCGATGAAATGTTGAACATGGGCTTTTATGAGGACATTAAGGACATTCTATCGAATACCCCGCAGGAAAAGCTTACTTGGCTGTTCTCGGCGACCATGCCCAAAGAAGTGGCTACGATCGCCAAAAAGTTTATGCACAAGCCTGTTGAAATCACTGTTGGTTCCAAAAATGCTGGTGCCTCTACCGTACAGCACGAGTATTATGTGGTTGGCGGACGCGACCGCTACGCAGCCCTTAAGCGTTTGGCAGATGCCAATCCCGGAATTTTCTCCGTGGTTTTTTGCCGTACCAAACGCGATACCCAACGAGTTGCCGAAAAATTGATCGAAGATGGTTACAACGCAGGGGCTTTGCATGGAGACCTAAGCCAAAACCAACGGGATTTGGTGATGAACTCCTTCCGTAAAAAGCAGGTGCAAATGTTGGTAGCTACGGATGTTGCCGCCCGTGGAATCGATGTGGATGATGTAACCCACGTCATCAACTACCAATTGCCGGACGAGATAGAAACCTATACCCACCGAAGCGGACGTACGGGCCGTGCGGGAAAATCAGGTATTTCCATGGTCATCATTACACGCTCCGAGCTTCGTAAGATCAAGGCCATCGAGAAAAAGATCCAGCAAGATTTCGTAGCCAAAAAGATTCCTGATGGTATCGAAATCTGCGAAATCCAGTTGTACCATTTGGCCAACAGGATCAAGGAAACCCAAATCAACAAGGAAATCGAAAGTTACTTGCCCGCCATCAACGATGTATTGGATGGCATTGACAGAGAAGACCTTATCAAAAAAATATTTTCCGTAGAGTTTACCCAATTCTACAACTACTACAGCAAAACCAAGGACCTCAATAGTCAAGATGCTGGAAAAGACACAGGAAGTACCAAAGGTGAAATCCCAACGGAAGGTTCTGTACGCTACTTTATCAATATTGGGGAGCGGGATGGATACGATTGGATGTCCTTAAAAGATTTCCTTCGCGACACCTTGAACCTTGAAAAGGAAGATGTTTATAACGTAGACACCAAGGATTCCTTCTCTTTCTTTAACACGGATGCCCAACTTACGGAATTTATCCTTCAAACCTTTACCGATTTTAAGGTAGATGGGCGTTTTATCAATGTTGAGGTTTCCAAAAACCCCGGAAGCGGTGGTGGAGGAAAAGGCGGTAAAAAACGTCGTGGCCGTAAAGGTGGCGGTGGTGGTCATCGCAAAGGTGGCAACAAGTCTTTTAAAGGCGGTAAAAAAGGAGGATATGGTAAAAAGGGCAGTAAAAAAAGACAGGGCTTTTATTAG
- a CDS encoding glutathione peroxidase, protein MNTSFYDFEANGLNGEKTSMEQFKGKTILVVNTASACGLTPQYKGLEKLYQKYKDKGLVVLGFPCNQFGNQESGTSEEIQEFCQVNYGVSFPMFEKIKVNGSSAHPLFKFLKSKLGGGIFGSKIKWNFTKFLINKNGVPKKRFGPTTIPKDLEKHIEKLL, encoded by the coding sequence ATGAATACATCTTTTTATGATTTTGAGGCCAATGGTTTAAACGGAGAAAAAACCTCCATGGAGCAATTTAAGGGCAAGACCATTCTGGTCGTGAACACCGCAAGTGCATGCGGATTGACCCCACAATATAAAGGCTTGGAAAAATTGTACCAAAAGTACAAGGATAAGGGGTTGGTGGTTCTGGGTTTTCCCTGCAACCAATTTGGCAACCAAGAAAGTGGCACCTCCGAAGAAATACAGGAGTTTTGCCAAGTAAATTATGGGGTTAGTTTTCCTATGTTCGAGAAAATAAAGGTCAATGGAAGCAGTGCACATCCCTTATTTAAATTTTTAAAGTCAAAACTGGGCGGTGGTATTTTTGGCAGCAAGATCAAATGGAACTTCACCAAATTCTTGATCAACAAGAACGGGGTTCCTAAAAAGCGATTCGGTCCAACCACCATACCCAAGGATTTGGAAAAGCATATCGAAAAACTACTGTGA
- a CDS encoding carboxypeptidase-like regulatory domain-containing protein — MKRVLLILLSLTPLLGFSQVEGNEAQEIQEFTATVINAQTEFPLESVHVVNLNQVKGTITNPDGKFTIPAAVNDTLYFSYLGFKTQKVRVTNDMLRFGNTEIALTELAYALEEVVVRPYQLTGYLEIDVKNLPVNNAYQYSISGLNASYEAGNKSPSAVTKVLGAILNPADLLRNLFGKKPRQMRKLRQIKEDDNIRDLLASKFDRETLTELLQLEKVDIEDILNNCNYSRSFIKTANDLQILDAISSCYEEYRVLNRNQ; from the coding sequence ATGAAAAGAGTACTACTTATACTATTGTCCCTAACTCCGCTGCTAGGTTTTTCCCAGGTCGAAGGTAATGAAGCCCAAGAAATCCAAGAGTTTACCGCGACGGTGATCAATGCCCAAACGGAATTTCCTTTGGAAAGCGTTCACGTGGTCAACTTGAACCAGGTAAAGGGTACCATTACCAATCCGGATGGAAAGTTTACCATTCCCGCTGCGGTGAATGATACGCTATATTTCTCCTACCTTGGGTTTAAGACACAGAAAGTACGGGTAACCAACGATATGTTGCGCTTTGGCAATACGGAAATCGCCCTTACCGAATTGGCCTATGCCTTGGAGGAAGTGGTGGTTAGGCCATATCAACTCACAGGATATTTGGAAATAGACGTGAAGAACCTGCCCGTGAACAATGCCTATCAATACAGCATATCAGGACTAAATGCCAGCTACGAGGCCGGAAACAAAAGCCCCAGTGCCGTGACCAAGGTGTTGGGGGCCATATTGAACCCGGCAGACCTATTGCGGAACCTTTTCGGCAAAAAGCCTCGTCAGATGCGCAAATTGCGTCAAATAAAGGAAGATGACAACATCAGGGACCTTTTGGCCTCCAAATTTGATAGGGAGACATTGACCGAACTGTTGCAACTCGAAAAAGTGGACATTGAAGACATCCTGAACAATTGCAACTATTCCAGATCCTTTATAAAAACAGCGAACGACCTTCAAATTCTGGATGCCATTTCCAGTTGCTATGAGGAGTATCGTGTTTTGAACCGAAACCAATAA
- a CDS encoding SRPBCC family protein, with protein MIVLYILMAILALILLLAAIAPKRYDVSRSIEINRPKSVVFGYLQLLKNQDEWSPWGKRDPNMVKNFTGTDGEVGAVSSWKGNKDVGEGEQELMRIVDGERIESELRFLKPFKSTSNAYMETKAVDADTTQVIWGFSGKNKFPMSIMMLFMSMDKAIGKDFEEGLASLKQILENN; from the coding sequence ATGATTGTACTTTATATTCTTATGGCCATATTGGCCTTGATTCTTCTGTTGGCAGCCATTGCCCCAAAAAGGTATGATGTTTCCCGATCTATCGAAATCAATCGACCCAAAAGCGTTGTTTTTGGTTATCTCCAATTATTGAAAAATCAAGATGAATGGTCCCCATGGGGCAAGCGCGACCCGAACATGGTAAAGAATTTTACGGGTACAGATGGCGAAGTGGGTGCCGTAAGCAGTTGGAAAGGCAATAAGGATGTTGGGGAAGGGGAGCAGGAACTTATGCGAATTGTGGACGGCGAGCGCATCGAATCGGAACTTCGGTTTCTAAAGCCCTTTAAATCCACTTCCAATGCCTATATGGAGACCAAAGCGGTGGATGCAGATACTACCCAGGTAATTTGGGGCTTTTCGGGCAAAAATAAGTTTCCCATGAGTATTATGATGCTTTTTATGAGCATGGACAAGGCCATCGGGAAGGATTTTGAAGAGGGGTTGGCAAGTTTAAAACAGATTTTAGAAAACAATTAA
- a CDS encoding RNA methyltransferase — translation MIDHDLLTYLETYLTEERKQRFLDVLQKRTKHITVAVEDVYQLHNTSAILRSCDVFGVQELHVIEHRFGKRLDKNIAMGAEQWVDVHRYGTTADCVAKLKSEGYRIIATTPHNDSSLLPDFFPSEKSALFFGTEKEGLSEIVMQQADGFLKIPMVGFSESLNVSVSAAIIIQQLAQKVRDSDLDWRLTEAELLEKRLDWTKKSIKHVKGIIKRYVSE, via the coding sequence ATGATCGATCATGATTTGCTGACATACTTGGAGACCTATCTTACTGAGGAACGAAAACAGCGATTTTTGGACGTGCTCCAAAAACGGACGAAGCATATTACCGTAGCGGTGGAAGATGTCTACCAGTTGCACAATACCAGTGCCATTCTTCGTAGTTGTGATGTGTTCGGGGTACAGGAACTTCATGTCATCGAACATCGATTTGGGAAGCGATTGGACAAGAATATTGCGATGGGTGCCGAACAATGGGTGGATGTTCACCGGTACGGGACCACCGCAGATTGCGTTGCCAAACTAAAAAGCGAAGGATATCGGATTATTGCCACAACACCCCACAACGATTCCAGTCTGCTGCCCGATTTTTTTCCTTCTGAAAAATCGGCTTTATTCTTTGGTACCGAAAAGGAAGGTCTTTCCGAAATAGTGATGCAGCAGGCCGATGGTTTCCTCAAAATCCCCATGGTCGGTTTTTCAGAGAGCCTTAATGTTTCAGTTTCCGCAGCCATTATCATTCAGCAATTGGCACAAAAAGTCAGGGATTCAGACCTTGATTGGCGTTTGACAGAAGCAGAACTATTGGAAAAACGTTTGGACTGGACCAAAAAATCCATCAAGCATGTAAAAGGGATCATCAAAAGATACGTATCCGAGTAA
- a CDS encoding NAD-dependent deacylase — protein MSKPKIVVLTGAGMSAESGLKTFRDENGLWEGHDVMEVASPQGFARNPELVLEFYNQRRRQLLEVSPNAGHQALAKLEQAFDVSIVTQNVDNLHEKAGSSHVIHLHGELFKVRSTVDESHVLDWQKDLVLGDTDPNGHQLRPHIVWFGEMVSMLEVAAEITQQAEILIVVGTSMQVYPAASLIHYAPNRTPIYFIDPRPNIRSSDFEQLTVIPKTAAQGVPNLVEELLNNWP, from the coding sequence ATGTCCAAACCAAAAATAGTAGTGCTCACGGGAGCAGGGATGAGTGCCGAAAGTGGGTTGAAAACCTTTAGGGACGAAAACGGGCTTTGGGAAGGTCATGATGTAATGGAAGTTGCCTCGCCCCAAGGTTTTGCCCGAAACCCTGAATTGGTGCTGGAATTTTACAACCAGCGGAGAAGGCAACTGTTAGAAGTATCCCCGAACGCTGGACACCAAGCCTTGGCCAAACTGGAGCAAGCGTTTGACGTAAGCATTGTGACCCAAAATGTGGATAATCTGCATGAAAAGGCAGGCAGTTCGCATGTGATTCATTTGCATGGGGAATTGTTCAAAGTGCGTAGCACCGTGGATGAAAGCCATGTTTTGGATTGGCAAAAGGACCTCGTTTTGGGCGATACCGACCCTAACGGGCATCAATTGCGGCCACATATTGTTTGGTTTGGCGAAATGGTCTCCATGCTGGAAGTTGCAGCAGAGATAACCCAACAAGCGGAAATATTGATTGTCGTCGGTACCTCCATGCAGGTATATCCCGCCGCCAGTTTGATTCATTATGCCCCAAACCGAACGCCAATTTATTTCATCGACCCGCGACCCAACATCCGCTCTTCGGATTTTGAACAACTAACGGTGATTCCCAAAACCGCGGCCCAAGGCGTTCCCAATTTGGTGGAGGAACTTCTTAATAATTGGCCCTAA
- a CDS encoding mechanosensitive ion channel domain-containing protein, producing MEKAQEWFDYGIELSKEFGPKLLTALIIYIVGMWVVKKIIKGTRKVMSKSKYDESLQKFLLNLFSWALKIFLIIIVISRLGVDVTTFAAVIAAAGLAVGLALQGSLSNFAGGVLIMIFKPYKIGDLIEAQGVLGKVKGIEIFTTKLVTPQSRLAIVPNGAMANGNIVNYTAEGKVRVDTVIGVGYGEDIKKTKEVLLQVLTSNPKVLKDPAPSVNVLELADSSVNFAVRPFCEPDDYWDVYFDTYENSKLALDEAGIEIPYPHQVEIHKKA from the coding sequence ATGGAAAAAGCACAGGAATGGTTCGATTACGGTATTGAACTTAGTAAGGAATTCGGTCCCAAATTGCTCACGGCCCTCATCATCTATATTGTGGGGATGTGGGTGGTCAAGAAAATCATCAAAGGGACCCGCAAGGTAATGTCCAAAAGCAAGTACGATGAATCCCTCCAAAAGTTTTTGTTGAACCTGTTCTCTTGGGCACTCAAAATATTCTTGATCATTATTGTGATTTCCCGTTTGGGGGTTGACGTCACTACCTTTGCCGCAGTTATCGCCGCTGCTGGTTTGGCGGTAGGTCTGGCCTTACAGGGCTCCCTCTCCAATTTTGCAGGAGGGGTGCTCATCATGATTTTTAAGCCGTACAAAATCGGCGACTTGATCGAGGCCCAAGGTGTTTTGGGCAAGGTAAAGGGCATTGAAATATTTACCACAAAATTGGTTACTCCACAAAGTCGATTGGCCATTGTGCCCAATGGTGCCATGGCCAATGGGAACATCGTTAATTACACCGCCGAAGGAAAAGTTCGGGTAGATACGGTGATTGGGGTCGGTTATGGGGAGGATATCAAAAAAACCAAGGAGGTGTTACTGCAGGTGCTGACCTCCAACCCCAAAGTGTTGAAAGACCCGGCTCCCTCCGTAAATGTGTTGGAGTTGGCAGATAGCTCCGTGAATTTTGCCGTACGGCCCTTTTGCGAGCCAGATGATTACTGGGACGTGTACTTTGACACCTATGAAAACAGTAAATTGGCCTTGGATGAAGCTGGCATTGAAATCCCATATCCACACCAAGTAGAAATCCACAAAAAGGCTTAG
- the purB gene encoding adenylosuccinate lyase produces MSLTQLNAISPIDGRYRNKTKALKDYFSEEALIKYRVLVEIEYFIALCEIPLPQLADFDKGLFPQLQKIYQDFSTEDAQVIKDIEKTTNHDVKAVEYFIKQKFDGLNLQKYKEFIHFGLTSQDINNTAIPLSIKEAMNDVYVPAYLEVFEKLKELAKEWENIPMLARTHGQPASPTRLGKEIEVFVERFKEQFNLLNDIPSAAKFGGATGNYNAHKVAYPNNDWRAFGKQFVQEKLGLHHSFPTTQIEHYDHMAALFDCLKRINTILIDLDRDMWTYISMDYFKQKIKKGEVGSSAMPHKVNPIDFENSEGNLGLANAVFEHLSAKLPISRLQRDLTDSTVLRNVGVPFAHTLVGFQSTLKGLNKLVLNPTKFEEDLEDNWAVVAEAIQTILRREGYPNPYEALKGLTRTNAKINQKSIADFIETLEVSDAIKAELKQITPANYTGV; encoded by the coding sequence ATGTCGCTCACCCAACTAAATGCCATTTCACCTATTGACGGTAGGTATCGAAACAAGACCAAGGCCCTAAAGGACTATTTTTCGGAGGAAGCCCTGATTAAATATAGGGTTCTTGTTGAAATTGAATACTTTATTGCGCTTTGCGAGATTCCTTTGCCCCAATTGGCCGATTTTGACAAAGGGCTTTTTCCTCAGCTCCAAAAAATTTATCAGGATTTTTCTACGGAAGATGCACAAGTCATCAAGGACATAGAAAAAACGACCAATCACGATGTAAAGGCAGTGGAATATTTCATCAAACAAAAGTTTGATGGACTCAACCTTCAAAAATACAAGGAGTTCATCCATTTTGGATTGACATCCCAAGATATTAACAATACAGCCATTCCGTTATCCATCAAAGAGGCGATGAACGATGTGTATGTGCCTGCCTATCTGGAAGTATTTGAAAAATTGAAGGAATTGGCAAAGGAATGGGAAAATATCCCGATGTTGGCCCGTACCCATGGGCAACCGGCCTCCCCTACCCGTTTGGGCAAGGAAATCGAGGTGTTTGTGGAAAGGTTCAAGGAGCAGTTCAACCTATTGAACGACATTCCAAGTGCCGCAAAGTTTGGCGGAGCAACGGGAAATTACAATGCACACAAAGTAGCTTATCCAAATAACGATTGGAGGGCCTTTGGAAAGCAGTTTGTGCAGGAGAAATTAGGTTTACACCACTCCTTCCCCACCACACAGATTGAGCATTACGACCACATGGCCGCTTTGTTCGATTGCTTGAAGCGCATCAATACCATTTTGATTGACTTGGACCGCGATATGTGGACCTACATCTCGATGGATTACTTTAAACAAAAAATTAAAAAGGGTGAAGTAGGCTCTTCTGCCATGCCGCACAAGGTAAACCCTATCGATTTTGAGAATTCCGAAGGAAATTTAGGCTTGGCCAATGCGGTTTTTGAGCATTTGTCCGCCAAATTGCCCATTTCCCGATTGCAGCGCGACCTGACGGACAGTACCGTTTTACGCAATGTGGGCGTTCCTTTTGCCCATACCTTGGTTGGGTTCCAATCCACTTTAAAGGGTTTGAACAAATTGGTGTTGAACCCTACTAAATTTGAAGAGGATTTGGAGGATAACTGGGCCGTTGTAGCCGAAGCCATTCAAACCATCTTGCGCAGGGAAGGCTATCCCAATCCATACGAAGCGCTAAAAGGTTTGACACGTACCAATGCCAAGATCAACCAGAAATCCATTGCAGATTTCATTGAAACCTTGGAAGTGTCGGATGCGATTAAGGCGGAGTTGAAACAGATCACCCCAGCGAATTATACCGGGGTTTAA
- a CDS encoding VOC family protein: MDFNMVGWFEIPVVDMDRAKTFYEAVFQVKIELQDFGGTKMGWFPSDMDKPGAAGSLIQNKDWYKPSDSQGVLVYFNSLDVQNELDRIESNGGKIVQSKTQISPEIGFMAVFLDTEGNRIALHSRQ, encoded by the coding sequence ATGGATTTTAATATGGTGGGCTGGTTCGAAATCCCCGTAGTGGATATGGACCGGGCCAAAACGTTTTATGAAGCGGTTTTTCAAGTGAAGATAGAACTACAGGATTTTGGGGGCACCAAAATGGGGTGGTTTCCTTCGGATATGGACAAACCGGGAGCGGCGGGCTCACTGATTCAAAACAAGGATTGGTACAAACCGAGCGATAGCCAAGGGGTACTGGTGTATTTCAATAGCTTGGATGTACAAAACGAATTGGACCGTATCGAGTCCAATGGAGGAAAAATTGTGCAGTCGAAGACCCAGATCAGCCCTGAAATCGGCTTCATGGCCGTTTTTTTGGATACGGAGGGCAATCGGATCGCTTTGCACTCCAGACAGTAA